The window GTTGCCGTCCGCCAGGAATATCTGAGTCATACCGAGTTTCTTGCCAATAATTCCTTTCATCACCCTCTCATCATCTTCGAGGCCGTCGAGAGGCCCGCTCCCACGCCGTTACTGCTCGGTTTCGGCCGCCGGAACACCTCTGTTTGCAATCAGAGCTTTATCTCCACGTCGATACCCGCGGCCAGATCGAGCTTCATCAGAGCATCTACGGTCTGCTGGGTCGGCTCGAGGATATCGATGAGTCTTTTGTGTGTGCGAATCTCGAACTGCTCCCGGGATTTCTTGTCCACATGGGGTGACCGCAGCACACAGAACTTGCTGATTTTCGTAGGGAGAGGCACCGGTCCGGCCACCGTAGCTCCTGTTCTCCTCACCGTATCCACGATCTCAGCCACCGACCTGTCGAGCAACTTATAGTCGTACGACTTAAGAGACACCCTTATCTTCTGGCCCGTCACCATCCCTCTCCTCGCTGGTCACCTATTCCAGTACATCGCTGATGACGCCGGCTCCTACTGTTCGACCGCCCTCACGGATGGCAAAACGCAGCTCCTTCTCCATGGCTATGGGCGTGATCAACTCAACCGAAATCGAGACATTGTCCCCGGGCATCACCATCTCCACCCCCTCG is drawn from Deltaproteobacteria bacterium and contains these coding sequences:
- the rpsJ gene encoding 30S ribosomal protein S10, translated to MTGQKIRVSLKSYDYKLLDRSVAEIVDTVRRTGATVAGPVPLPTKISKFCVLRSPHVDKKSREQFEIRTHKRLIDILEPTQQTVDALMKLDLAAGIDVEIKL
- the tuf gene encoding elongation factor Tu (EF-Tu; promotes GTP-dependent binding of aminoacyl-tRNA to the A-site of ribosomes during protein biosynthesis; when the tRNA anticodon matches the mRNA codon, GTP hydrolysis results; the inactive EF-Tu-GDP leaves the ribosome and release of GDP is promoted by elongation factor Ts; many prokaryotes have two copies of the gene encoding EF-Tu) gives rise to the protein EGVEMVMPGDNVSISVELITPIAMEKELRFAIREGGRTVGAGVISDVLE